In Bacteroidales bacterium, the genomic stretch AAGGCACTGCTGGAAGAGCATGTCGAAAGGGTTGTGATGCCCAAGAAGGGCAAGCCCAATAAGCAGGAAAAGGAGGAAGAAAGTCAGCGGCAGTTCAAGATACTGAGGAATAAACACAGTGCGGTGGAATCCAATATCAATGAGCTTGAACACAGAGGTCTGGATCGATGCCCTGATCGTGGTTATAAGAATTTTAAGCGGTATATCGGCCTTGCAGTTGCTGCATATAACTTGCGGCGCATTGGCCAGGAACTAATTGCCATCCAACGCAGGAAGGAGCAGACCGAAAGAGAAATAAGAGCAGCTGCATAAAGGCTGCATCGAAATATATGATCAGATTGTCATCACACATGGGGATGGTATGTCCTTGAGGGTGAAATTATGATCCTAATTGTGAAATTCGGGTGACGTAAACCTGAAACAGATGAAGAAAGGTTCGCCTTGGATCTTCTGGAGCATGAAGAAAAAGAGCTGGTTAAACAGAAATTGAAAAAACAGGTGTTTTCTTTGAGACACTAATTAGCAAGATTATATTTGAGCTTTCCCCCATTTAGCTTTCAGATCAGGATTTTATTTTCTATTTTGATGCCCATTCATTACCCTCCCCCATGAGAGAGATTATATACCCGAAGAAACTGGATGTGCCCTGTACGCTGGGCAATATATTTGACCTTCAGGAATTTTTCTGCAGCGGCAGACAAACCCGTTCTATTGCACACATTGAGCTGAAAAAATGCGAAAATATCCATTACAACTAATTTCTTTTAAGCCAATCACTTATTCCACATTCCCATGAAAAATTCAAATAAGCAGAACTCCAGGAGATCCTTTCTGAAAAAAGCAGCGCTGGGTGCTGCTGCTGTAAGCTCTGCTCCTGCAGTGCTGTCCCGGAATTACAGGCAAAGTCTGCTGCTGGATTCCAGGTCCTACAAAGCTGAATCCCGGGCAGCCAATGATCAGATCAACCTGGCCCTGATCGGTACAGGGATCCAGGGCATCTTCGATACCATTTCGGCCCTCAGGGTCCCAGGTGTAAAACTGGTAGCCACCTGCGACCTCTATACGGGAAGACTGGCCCGAGCCACAGAGCTCTGGGGAGGGGATATCTTTACCACCAGGGATTACCGGGAGATCCTGGACCGGAAAGATGTGGATGCCGTGATTATTGCCACTCCTGACCATTGGCACAAGCGGATCAGCATCGAAGCACTGAAGGCCGGGAAAGCGGTCTATTGTGAAAAACCCATGGTACAGAACTTTCATGAAGGACATGAGCTTATCGAAGCCCATCAGAAATCGGGCAAGGTCATGCAGGTGGGCAGCCAGGGCATGTCCTCCCTGGGAAATGAAAAAGCCAAGGAGCTTTATGAAGATGGAGCTATCGGAGAGATTGTCATGCTGGATATGTATAACGACCGGTACTCCTCGGAAGGGGCCTGGAACTATCCCATCCCTCCCGATGCCTCTCCTGAAACCGTTGATTTTGATACCTTTCTGGGTAGCGCTCCCAATGTTCCATTCGAATTAAAACGGTTTTTCAGATGGAGAAACTACAAAGACTACGGAACCGGAGTAGCAGGAGATTTGTTCGTACATGCCTTTTCCACGCTTAACTTTATCCTGAGCTCCAACGGTCCGGAAAGGGCACAGGCAACCGGAGGTCTGCGGTACTGGAAGGATGGCCGGGATGTCCCCGATGTGACCATAACCCTATATGATTATCCGGAAACCAAAACACATGCAGCTTTCAATGCTGCATTCCGTGTGAATTTCATTGCCGGGAACGGAGGAGGAGGCGGATTCCGTCTGGTTGGAACTGAAGGGGAAATGCAGGTGGACTCTGATAGCATCAGACTGATCCGGGCAAAACTGGGAATGAAGCCTGAAGCTTATGCCCTGATTGCTCATACGGAAGAGAATCAGAAGAAAATTATAGCCGCCTATGATAAGAAATTCGCCGATGAAAGATCCAAGGACCTGAATATCGGGGAGACCAGCTGGGTGGCCCCATCGGACTATAAAGGATCTCATTACGACCATTTCTACAACTTCTTCGAGGGGATCCGCGGAAATAAAGAAATTATCGAAAATCCCACTTTTGGTCTGCGTGCTGCCGGTGCTGCCCTTCTGGCCAATGAGAGTTATTACAAGGGACATCCGGTTCAGTGGGACCCTGATGCCATGAAACTAATCTAACAGAATGATATCTATGAAGAGAGTCCTTTTTTCAATCTGCCTTCTATTAATGGCAGTATTCCTGTTTGCACAGGATCAGCCCTTAAATGTAATAGTACTGGGTGCGCATCCCGACGATTGTGAAGGCGATGCGGGTGGTCTTGCTTTGCTGTATGCCAGGATGGGACACCATGTGAAATTTGTTTCTCTTACCAACGGAGATGCCGGACACTACGCCATGGGAGGCGGAGCCCTGGCCAAGGTGCGAATGGCCGAGGCAGCAGAAGCCGGAAAGAGACTGGGAGTGAAGGAATATGTGGTCATGGATAACCACGATGGCGAGCTGATGCCCACCCTGGAGAACCGGCTGAAGGTGATCCGGGAGATCCGGAAATGGAACACCGATATCGTGATTGGTCCCCGGCCCAACGATTACCATCCGGATCACCGCTATACGTCCATATTAATGCAGGATGCAGCTTTCATGGTCATAGTCCCCAATGTGGCTCCCGATGTACCCCCGCTGGAGAAGAATCCGGTATTTCTCTATGCCGAGGACCGTTTTCAGAAACCAAATCCATTTGAAGCTGATATTGCCATCGATATTGATGAGGTCTTTGAACAGAAAATCAGCGGGATGGCTGCCCATACTTCTCAATATTTCGACTGGCTTCCATGGACCTCGGGAACCCTGGATCAGATTCCCGAGGATGAAGCAGCCAGGTTAAGCTACCTGGCCAAACGAAGGACATTCAGTCCCGGCGCATCCACCAGGGAGGCCCTGATCAAATGGTACGGAGAAAAGGGCAAGACTGTCCGGCATGCCGAAGGCTTTGAGATCTGTGAATATGGCAAGCAACCCAGCCAGGAAGAGCTGCAAAGGCTGTTCCCGATGCTTCCTCAGAGAGCCGACTGAATTTTCCGGAAGAGATACTTCCGGGATCCCTCGTAAATGGATCCGGTTTACCATTGCAGGAAGCCAGTAAGAAAGCAAATGCTGCAAAGAAATTGCCTATCTTGACATGGAACCTAAGACGATTCTCATGAAAAACACCACCTTGTTACTCCTTGCATTTTCGATCCTGATCCTGAGCTCCTGCACTCAAGCGGAAGACCAGACCAGGGCTGAAGCTGTTCAAGGCGAAAGCCTGCAGAGAGATTACTTCCAGCTGAAAATCTATAATTTTCAGAACGAAGAACAGGAAGCCCTCCTGGATGTTTATTTCCGGGATGCCCTTCTTCCCGCACTTCACCGCAACGGCATACAGAATGTGGGTGTCTTCAAAGCCATAGAAGAACTCATTGAACGTAAGGACTTTATAATCGTCCTGACGCCCTTCAACTCCCTGGATCACTTTGAAAAGCTGGATGCCCTTTTAATGGAAGATGCGGAGTACCTGCAATCTGCCGGCAACTATTTGAACGCTTCACACGATAATCCACCCTATGCGCGCATCGAAAGCATGATTTTGCGCTCCTTCAGCGCCACACCAGAATTAGTATTACCGGATTTGAACACCGCCCGTTCGGAGAGGGTTTATGAACTCAGAAGCTATGAGGCAGCCACTGAAAAGTTGTATAAGCTGAAAGTTGAAATGTTTAACGAAGGCGAATCGGCCCTGTTCCAGGAACTGAAATTCAATCCGGTCTTCTTTTGCGAAGTGCTCTCCAGTGCACATATGCCTCACCTGATCTACATGACTGCTCATGCAGACAGCACGGCTCAGAAGGAAAACTGGGATGCCTTTGTAAACCACCCGGAATGGGAGAGAATGAAGAACCTGGACAAATACCAGAATACGGTTTCAAACATCACCAGAACCCTGCTCTATCCGACCGAATACTCGGACTATTAGAGATTCAGAATCTTCTGCAGGGCTTCCCCTGAGAGAGCTCCCATCGAAGGAATCAATCCCCGGTGATCAGCCTGCGGATGCGTTCAATCTGCTTCTGCTTGTTTACTTCCCGTAAGCTCCTTGCAGTTTTGGTAAAGTAGGAGTGACTGGAGATGAATCTTAACTGCAGTTTGTTCCATTCGTTCAGTGTCCCGATCTTATCCTGTTCACTCAGCTCCTTATAGAGGGTGTTGGACACGGGTATCATATCGCTCCTGCCCAGGTAATCCAAATCCGCATCACATATGATCTGCTGATAGATATCCCCAGGCTCCGGTGGAAGTTTTGTGGCCATAATGATCCTGCAGATCTTTTCGATCTGCTCCTCCGAGTAGCCATATTCAGGCAGAAACTTCCTGGCCAGTTCAGTACCATGATATTCATGGTCGTCATAGGAAATGATGTGCCCCGCATCATGGAACAGGGCGGCAGTCTTTAAAAGCAGTATTCCTTCATCGTCAAGCCCCTCCGCCCAACCGATCAACTCCACCTCGGTGACCACATCCACCGTATGTTTCACATTGTGGTAGTAAAGGTACCGGGGCAGTTCATTTTCAAGCCTGTCCAGGATCATCTCCTGGATATCCGTAAACTGAATCAACTTGAATTTCGTATTGAACAAGGCATTGGGCATGACTCCCCTCCCACGCATGGAGAACTCCTGTCTGATGCCGTTTACCACAAACATCTCCAGGTCGCCCTTGTATTTAACTGGCATTTTTCCGTAATACTCACAAACAAAAAACTCCTTGATCAGCTCGTAGGTCATCACTGAAATCAGGATTTTTCCACTATCGCCCACCCCCTGCATGCGGTGTGCTATATTGACCGTATCGCCTTTAATATCATAAGTTATCTTTTTCTTACCGGAGATGGTAGCGCTAACCGGCCCCGTATGAATACCCAGGCTCAGGTTCCAATAGCGGATACCATCGATCCGCCTGAGCTGATTCAGAAAAATATTCATCTCCAGTGCCGCCATGACCACGTCGATGGGATTGGTGATGTTCTTCACCGGAATTCCCCCTGCGGCCATATAGGTATCCCCGATGGTCTTGATTTTATGGATCTTGTATTTTCTAAGGATCCGGTCGAATTCAATCAGCACTTCATCCAGCTGGTCCATGACCACTTCGGAAGAGTCGTTATCGGTGAGATGCCTGAATCCGGTGATATAGGCAAAGAGGACCGTCGCCATCTTATACTTTCTGATCCTTTCTCCGGCCTCCTGGTACCTTTCTTCCTTCATTCCCAGGCGGGCATCTTTCAGGCGCAATTTCAGGTTTTCATTTTGTTCCGAGAGCCCAGCAACAGCCTTCTGCAACTTTTCATTCCTGGCATAAAGGTCCTGGTTCTTCTTTACCAGTTTTTGGATCCGCTTTAACAGTTCATCCCTCTTTTGTCCCATTATGTTTAATATCTTTGTCCAATAAGCTAATTACACGCATGAAAAACAGGGCCTTTTTTGCTGCACTCATACTCCTTGGCTTGCAGCCTCTCTACTCTCAGAAGAACGTAAAATCCTTCCTGGTGGTTTCATATAATGTGGAAAACCTTTTCGATACCGTCAATTCTCCTCTCTTCGAAGATGATGAATTCACCCCTTCCGGTGAAAAAGAGTGGACCTGGGACCGGTACCAGAAAAAACAGAACGATCTGGCCAGGGTTTTCCTTTCCATTCCCGGCAAGGAGCTCCCGGCTCTTATCGGATTATCGGAGGTTGAGAGTAGTGAAGTTCTGGAAGATCTGACCAGAGTCAGGGGCCTTCGTAAAGGGGAGTATGCCTTCGTCCATGAAGATGATAAAGATCCACGTGGTATTGAGTGTGCCTTGCTGTACAAGCCCGAATTCTTCAAATACAAGTCGCATGAATATGTTCCCATTGAGGATCCTGTGGATCCGGACTACCTTTACAGGAGAATATTGCATGTGCAGGGAAGAGGACCGGACGGGTCCAGCCTGCATATATTTGTGAATCACTGGAAATCCAGAAGCGGAGGAGTACAGGAAACCGAAAGGCAGCGGATGTTTTCAGCCATAACACTCCGCAAGCAACTGGATATACTGATGGCCAGGGAGCCGGATTATAAAGTGATTATCATGGGCGACTTTAACGACGAACCTACAAACCGGAGCATCAGCCACGGACTTTCGGCCCTGAACAAACGCCGGAATATCCAGCTGGGAGAGCATTACAATCTCTTCTATGATCTCCACAACACAGAGGGCAAGGGGACCTACAATTACCAGGGCAACTGGAACATGCTGGACCAGATGATCGTCTCCTACAGCCTGCTGAACCAGGAGAGGGGCCTGAGCACGGGATTCGAGAACGGGAAGATTCTGAAAGAGGAGTGGATGTTATATCCCAGTGAGAAATATGGAGAGAGCCTGCCCTCTGCCACTTACGGGGGACCTGAATACTACGGGGGACCCAGCGACCATCTCCCCATCTATGTGGAATTCACCTGGTAGCATGGAATTCAGACTTACTTCGGATTATAAACCTACCGGTGACCAGCCGGATGCCATTCAGCAACTGGTGGATGGATTCAGGGCCGGGGAGCAGTTCCAGACTCTTCTGGGAGTAACCGGATCCGGAAAAACCTTTACCGTGGCCAACGTGATCCGGGAGCTGGAGCGGCCGGTCCTGGTCCTCAGTCACAATAAAACCCTGGCAGCACAGCTTTACAGCGAATTCAAACAATTCTTTCCTGAAAATGCAGTGGAGTATTTTGTCAGTTATTACGACTACTATCAGCCCGAAGCCTATCTCCCTGTTACGGATACTTATATCGAAAAGGACCTCTCCATCAACGATGAAATTGAAAAGCTCAGGCTAAGCACTACCTCCTCCCTGCTATCGGGACGCAGGGATGTGCTTGTGGTCTCTTCGGTGTCCTGTCTATATGGTATCGGGAATCCTGCCGATTTCCACAACTCCACCATCCGGGTCCGCAAGAACGAAATGCTTAGCAGGAATGTGTATCTGCGCAGACTGGTGGATGGCTTATACTCCCGGAACGAAGTGGACTTTAAGCCAGGGACCTTCCGCGTGCGGGGCGATACGGTGGACATTCACCTGGCCTACCGGGACCTGGCCTACCGGGTGGAATTCTGGGGCGACGAGATCGATTCCCTCAAATCCATCCACCCGGTGACGGGACACACTATCGAGGAACATCAGGAGGTCGTAATCTTCCCGGCCAATATATTCATCACCTCCAAGGAACGCACAAAGGCCGCCATTGAGGAGATCCAGGACGACATGATGAAGCAGGTGGATTTCTTTAAAAGAGAGCAAAAACTCATTGAGGCACAACGGATAGAAGAGCGTGTCACCTACGACCTGGAGATGATCAGGGAACTGGGATATTGTCCGGGCATTGAGAACTATTCCAGGTATTTTGACGGCCGTCCCCCGGGCACCAGGCCCTTCTGCCTTCTGGATTATTTCCCCGATGATTTTATTACAGTGATTGATGAAAGTCATGTCACCCTTCCCCAGGTTCACGCCATGTATGGCGGAGACTATTCCAGGAAGAAGAACCTGGTGGAATATGGCTTTCGGCTTCCGGCGGCAGTAGATAACAGACCGCTCAGGTTCAATGAATTTGAGAACCTCATCGGGCAGACTCTGTTCGTTAGCGCCACACCGGCTGACTATGAGCTGGAACGCTGTGGCGGGATTATCGTGGAGCAGGTGATCCGTCCCACCGGACTGCTGGATCCGGCCATAGAGATACAGCCAAGTCTGAACCAGATCGACCACCTGATCGGTGAGATCAACCAGCGTGTGGATAAGCGGGAACGGGTCCTGGTTACCACACTGACCAAAAGGATGGCAGAGGAGCTAAGCAGCTACCTGACCAAATTGAACATCCGGACCCGGTACATCCATTCGGATGTGGATACCATGGAACGGGTGGAGATCCTGGAGGGGCTCAGAAGGGGCGATTTTGATGTACTGGTCGGAATCAACCTCCTCAGGGAGGGACTGGATTTGCCGGAGGTATCCCTGGTTGCCATCCTGGATGCTGATAAAGAGGGCTTCCTGAGATCGGAACGCTCCCTGACCCAGACGGCAGGACGGGCAGCAAGGAACCTGAACGGGAAAGTGATCATGTATGCCGACAAGATTACCGGCTCCATGCAGCGGACCATAGATGAAACCAACAGGCGCAGGGAAAAGCAACTGGGATATAACGAAAAGCACCAGATCACCCCTACCCAGATCATAAAATTAACATACAGTCTCTTTGACAAGAGCCTCGAGCAGAAGAACATACAGAGTGCCTATGCAGACCAGGCAAAAAGTGATCTTGCCGCCGATCCGGTCGTCAGATATATGGGAAAGCCGGAACTGGAACGTGCCATAGACGCGGCCAGAAAGCAAATGGAAAAGGCGGCCAGGGAGCTGGACTTTATCGAAGCTGCCCGTTTCCGGGATGAAATGTATGCCCTCCAGGAGCTAATAAACAATCTGGATAACTGACAGGCATAGTAAAACAAGAAGCCTCATTGCTCCAAGGACACGGGATAATCGACAAAGAAGGTGGTCCCTTCAGGACCAGAGCTGGTAAAGCCCGCCTTTCCTTTCAGAAACTCTTCACTCAGCAGCTTTATGCTGTATGTTCCCAGGCCCCTTCCGGTTCCCTTTGTGGAAAATGATCGCTGAAAAATCTGCAATTGTACTTCCCTGGGAATTACTCCCGGATTTTGTACACTTATCCGGACTTTTTCTCCGTTCTTCACACAGGAAAGTGTAACGATCTCTCCGTCTTTTATGGCTTCCAGTGCATTTTTGATCATATTGCCGAGAATACGGCTCAGGATGACTGCATCAGACAGCATAATAACATCTTCACACCTGGAATCCAGCTCAATAACTTTTCCTTTTGCCTCCTCATGCCCCATATACTGGTTCTTGATCCTTTCCAGGAGCTCCAGGGTGCCAAATTCCATCAGCTTTAACCGCAGTTGCCCCTTTTCGGCCTGAATTAGCTGAGTGTAGGAGTCAATCTCATCCAACAGTTATCGGATAGGTCCATAATCATTTTCCAGATCTTATCGCTTTCGCCTTTCTCCATGCTTAATCTGCTGAATCCCTGAATGACTCCGGCCGTGTTCTTCACGTCATGCAAAAAGAGCCTCTCCAGAAACCCCTTTCTCTTTTCATCCGCTATATCAGACACTGAGAACACGATGAACAGCTCTTCCTGATGTTTCAGCTGTGAGGCCGTAACCCTTAGATCCAGAGCCTGATGACCGTCCTTTAGCCTGATTCTGCACTCCTGCACATCCAGGCCACTCTCCATACTGTTCAGAATTGCCCTGACAGCTCCGCACTCCCTGCAATATTCGCTTGTGCCACAGCCACCTTCCATCATATCTGCAAATACACATCCCAGAGCTTCTCCTGCACGCAAACCCAGTAGGGATGTCACATCGACTTCTCCCAGCAGATTCATAAACGCTTTATTGGCAAAAACAAGCTGACGCTGTTCGTTCAGGATCAGGATCGCCATGGAAACAGAGTCCAACACACTGATTAACATGTGATTATCCTTGAAGTGCTGGTATTGCCTCCTGATCTCTTCCTTATCAGCACGCCATGCAGGCGCAAACCAGGTAATGGCTCTTTTCTCTTCCATGGAATGTTGCGTCTTTTAGTGGGAGCCAATATAGCAAAAACAGGGATATTAGCGGAAAGGCGTCACAACAAAAACGGGGTCACCAAAAGGCAGCCCCGTTTCACGATCAAAATTATGTCTTACCCCAGGTATGTCTTCAAAAGTTTACTCCTGGAAGTGTGGCGCAGTCTGCGTATCGCTTTTTCCTTGATCTGACGCACACGTTCGCGGGTCAGTCCGAATTTTTCGCCAATCTCTTCCAGGGTCATCTCCTGACAGGCAATGCCAAAGAATAGTTTAATGATATCTCTTTCCCTTTCGGTAAGCGTGGCCAGAGCCCTGTCTACCTCGCGGGATAAAGATTCATTGATAAGGGTGTTGTCCGCATTTGGAGAATCATTGTTCACCAGAACATCCAGCAGACTGTTGTCTTCACCATCGACAAAGGGTGCATCAACGGAAACATGTCTTCCCGAAACACGGAGTGTGTCAGCCACTTTCTCCTTGGGAAGATCGAGGGCTTCAGCGAGCTCCTCCGGGGTAGGGGTTCTTTCATTCTCCTGCTCGAACTTCGAAAACGCCTTATTAATCTTGTTCAGTGAACCAACCTGGTTCAGTGGAAGGCGTACGATCCTCGATTGCTCTGCCAGTGCCTGGAGGATCGATTGCCTGATCCACCACACGGCATAGGAGATAAACTTAAAGCCCCTGGTTTCGTCAAATTTTTCAGCGGCCTTGATCAAACCCAGATTCCCTTCATTAATAAGGTCGGGCAAACTAAGCCCCTGGTTCTGATACTGTTTAGCCACTGATACGACAAACCTCAGATTTGCCCGGGTGAGTTTTTCCAGGGCGGCCCGGTCGCCCTTTTTGATCCGTTGAGCCAATTCAACCTCTTCCTCAACAGTGATCAACTCTTCCTTACCAATCTCCTGCAAATACTTGTCTAACGAAGCACTTTCCCTGTTGGTAATGGATTTTGTGATCTTTAACTGTCTCATGTACTACTTCTCCAATCAAATGAATAGATAAAAAATCTTTGCAAATGTACCCGCTTATTTATCTTTAGTCAATTTAAATAAGCATTATTTTAATATATCTGTAATATGCAGGTAATATGGATCAGGGAGATTCTACATGCCAAAAGCATAATAAGATCTGGAACCGTTCCGGTCTAAACCCTCAATAATAACCCCTCCTTCAGAATCTTTCAATATAGCCGCAATATCATTAACACTGCCAACCGGCTTTTTGTTTACCGAGGTCAGCACAAATCCCTCCTCGATTCCAACCTTTTTAAACTTTCCATTCCGGACCGATTTAACTTTGAGGCCATGGCCTATACCCAGACTTTGCTTCTCCCTTTCCGACAGTGGTTCAAAACTGGCACCCAGCAACTCCATCACATCATCTCTCTTCACAATTTCGGTGTTCCCTTCTAAGTTACGCAAGATCAGGTCAAATTGTTTCATGTTTCCGTCTCTTTTAACAACTACCTTCACCTTCTGTCCGGGCCGGTACTTGGATATCACTTCCTGTAACTCGGCGGAACTGTTTACCCTTTTATTATCAATGGAAATGATGATATCCTTTTCTCTGATTCCAGCATTTCGGGCAGCGCCATCCTCACGGACACGCACCACATAAACTCCTTCAATCTTGTCGACATCTTCCTGCTGGACCAGTTCAGCCGTCACATCTCTGATCTCGACACCCAGTATAGCTCTCTGCACTTCTCCATATTCCATAAGATCCTGAACAATTTTTTCCACGATGGTTACCGGAATTGCAAATGAATAGCCGGTAAAGGCTCCGGTTCGGGATGCAATGGCCGTATTAATCCCTACCAGTTCACCCCTGGTGTTTATCAGGGCGCCACCGCTGTTTCCAGGATTAACCGCTGCATCGGTCTGGATAAAAGATTCAATACTAAACTCCTGGGATCGCAGAATATTGATATTTCTTGCCTTGGCACTTACGATCCCGGCGGTAACGGTGCTGGTAAGGTTATAAGGGTTTCCGATGGCCAGCACCCATTCTCCCAGGCGAAGTGCATCCGAATCTCCAAATCTCAGACTGGTAAGCCCTTCGGCATCCACCTGAAGGAGGGCCAGGTCCGTAGTGGGATCGGTCCCGATGAGCCTGGCACTGAACTCCTGCTTGTTATTCAGCACCACCAGGATTTCATCCGAACCGTCAATCACATGATTATTGGTCACGATATACCCTTTTTCCGAGATAATCACTCCACTGCCAAAACCAAGTATAGGCGGCGCTTCTCCCCGGGGTTGATCCCCGTAAAAGAATTCATACAGGGGATTTACCTGATACTCCCTGAACACCTTGGTCTTTACATGGACAACCGCATTGATGGACTGTTCCACCGCCGCTGTAAAATCAAGCGCGCTGCCCGATTCGACTCCCGGGAGACTGACATAGCGGTAGCTGTTTTCCACAGGCACTTCCACCACAGCCGCCTCAGGTTGAAACCACCTGGCATATACAAAAATTGCAGCCATTGCACCCAGAACTGCGACCACAAATAAACCCAAGAATCTTCTTGCTTTCATTATACTGTATTTTTAATTAATAACTTTGTTTCGCGGAATTCCTGTTTTCAAATTCCGTGCCTTTAACATGGCAATTTACTATCATAACAACTTGAATCGAAGAAAAATTGGTAAACCTAAGGCCTTTTAACCTTTTTTAACGCACCACACCCTATGCTTGTTCAATTCTCTAAATATCATGGTACTGGGAATGATTTCATTATGATTGACGGAAGGCATCTGCAAAGCTCCCATTTTCACACTGAAATTATCAGACAGCTCTGCGACCGCAGGTTCGGGGTGGGCGGAGACGGACTCATTTTCCTGGAGAAAAGCAGTCGCTTCGATTTCACCATGCGGTATTATAATGCAGATGGCAAAGAGGGAACCATGTGTGGGAACGGCGGCCGCTGTATTACCGCTTTTGCCAGGAGACTGGGAATCACAGGCCGGGAAACTGTATTTGAGGGGATCGACGGGACACATAGTGCATCCATCGGGACTCATGGGGAAATTCGGCTGAAACTGGCAGATGTGTCGGGGATTCAGCAGCTGGAAGATGGTTACCTGC encodes the following:
- a CDS encoding ISNCY family transposase, with the protein product KALLEEHVERVVMPKKGKPNKQEKEEESQRQFKILRNKHSAVESNINELEHRGLDRCPDRGYKNFKRYIGLAVAAYNLRRIGQELIAIQRRKEQTEREIRAAA
- a CDS encoding Gfo/Idh/MocA family oxidoreductase, translated to MKNSNKQNSRRSFLKKAALGAAAVSSAPAVLSRNYRQSLLLDSRSYKAESRAANDQINLALIGTGIQGIFDTISALRVPGVKLVATCDLYTGRLARATELWGGDIFTTRDYREILDRKDVDAVIIATPDHWHKRISIEALKAGKAVYCEKPMVQNFHEGHELIEAHQKSGKVMQVGSQGMSSLGNEKAKELYEDGAIGEIVMLDMYNDRYSSEGAWNYPIPPDASPETVDFDTFLGSAPNVPFELKRFFRWRNYKDYGTGVAGDLFVHAFSTLNFILSSNGPERAQATGGLRYWKDGRDVPDVTITLYDYPETKTHAAFNAAFRVNFIAGNGGGGGFRLVGTEGEMQVDSDSIRLIRAKLGMKPEAYALIAHTEENQKKIIAAYDKKFADERSKDLNIGETSWVAPSDYKGSHYDHFYNFFEGIRGNKEIIENPTFGLRAAGAALLANESYYKGHPVQWDPDAMKLI
- a CDS encoding PIG-L family deacetylase, which produces MKRVLFSICLLLMAVFLFAQDQPLNVIVLGAHPDDCEGDAGGLALLYARMGHHVKFVSLTNGDAGHYAMGGGALAKVRMAEAAEAGKRLGVKEYVVMDNHDGELMPTLENRLKVIREIRKWNTDIVIGPRPNDYHPDHRYTSILMQDAAFMVIVPNVAPDVPPLEKNPVFLYAEDRFQKPNPFEADIAIDIDEVFEQKISGMAAHTSQYFDWLPWTSGTLDQIPEDEAARLSYLAKRRTFSPGASTREALIKWYGEKGKTVRHAEGFEICEYGKQPSQEELQRLFPMLPQRAD
- a CDS encoding NIPSNAP family protein; its protein translation is MKNTTLLLLAFSILILSSCTQAEDQTRAEAVQGESLQRDYFQLKIYNFQNEEQEALLDVYFRDALLPALHRNGIQNVGVFKAIEELIERKDFIIVLTPFNSLDHFEKLDALLMEDAEYLQSAGNYLNASHDNPPYARIESMILRSFSATPELVLPDLNTARSERVYELRSYEAATEKLYKLKVEMFNEGESALFQELKFNPVFFCEVLSSAHMPHLIYMTAHADSTAQKENWDAFVNHPEWERMKNLDKYQNTVSNITRTLLYPTEYSDY
- a CDS encoding adenylate/guanylate cyclase domain-containing protein, coding for MGQKRDELLKRIQKLVKKNQDLYARNEKLQKAVAGLSEQNENLKLRLKDARLGMKEERYQEAGERIRKYKMATVLFAYITGFRHLTDNDSSEVVMDQLDEVLIEFDRILRKYKIHKIKTIGDTYMAAGGIPVKNITNPIDVVMAALEMNIFLNQLRRIDGIRYWNLSLGIHTGPVSATISGKKKITYDIKGDTVNIAHRMQGVGDSGKILISVMTYELIKEFFVCEYYGKMPVKYKGDLEMFVVNGIRQEFSMRGRGVMPNALFNTKFKLIQFTDIQEMILDRLENELPRYLYYHNVKHTVDVVTEVELIGWAEGLDDEGILLLKTAALFHDAGHIISYDDHEYHGTELARKFLPEYGYSEEQIEKICRIIMATKLPPEPGDIYQQIICDADLDYLGRSDMIPVSNTLYKELSEQDKIGTLNEWNKLQLRFISSHSYFTKTARSLREVNKQKQIERIRRLITGD
- a CDS encoding endonuclease, whose amino-acid sequence is MKNRAFFAALILLGLQPLYSQKNVKSFLVVSYNVENLFDTVNSPLFEDDEFTPSGEKEWTWDRYQKKQNDLARVFLSIPGKELPALIGLSEVESSEVLEDLTRVRGLRKGEYAFVHEDDKDPRGIECALLYKPEFFKYKSHEYVPIEDPVDPDYLYRRILHVQGRGPDGSSLHIFVNHWKSRSGGVQETERQRMFSAITLRKQLDILMAREPDYKVIIMGDFNDEPTNRSISHGLSALNKRRNIQLGEHYNLFYDLHNTEGKGTYNYQGNWNMLDQMIVSYSLLNQERGLSTGFENGKILKEEWMLYPSEKYGESLPSATYGGPEYYGGPSDHLPIYVEFTW
- the uvrB gene encoding excinuclease ABC subunit UvrB yields the protein MEFRLTSDYKPTGDQPDAIQQLVDGFRAGEQFQTLLGVTGSGKTFTVANVIRELERPVLVLSHNKTLAAQLYSEFKQFFPENAVEYFVSYYDYYQPEAYLPVTDTYIEKDLSINDEIEKLRLSTTSSLLSGRRDVLVVSSVSCLYGIGNPADFHNSTIRVRKNEMLSRNVYLRRLVDGLYSRNEVDFKPGTFRVRGDTVDIHLAYRDLAYRVEFWGDEIDSLKSIHPVTGHTIEEHQEVVIFPANIFITSKERTKAAIEEIQDDMMKQVDFFKREQKLIEAQRIEERVTYDLEMIRELGYCPGIENYSRYFDGRPPGTRPFCLLDYFPDDFITVIDESHVTLPQVHAMYGGDYSRKKNLVEYGFRLPAAVDNRPLRFNEFENLIGQTLFVSATPADYELERCGGIIVEQVIRPTGLLDPAIEIQPSLNQIDHLIGEINQRVDKRERVLVTTLTKRMAEELSSYLTKLNIRTRYIHSDVDTMERVEILEGLRRGDFDVLVGINLLREGLDLPEVSLVAILDADKEGFLRSERSLTQTAGRAARNLNGKVIMYADKITGSMQRTIDETNRRREKQLGYNEKHQITPTQIIKLTYSLFDKSLEQKNIQSAYADQAKSDLAADPVVRYMGKPELERAIDAARKQMEKAARELDFIEAARFRDEMYALQELINNLDN
- a CDS encoding HAMP domain-containing sensor histidine kinase, whose amino-acid sequence is MDEIDSYTQLIQAEKGQLRLKLMEFGTLELLERIKNQYMGHEEAKGKVIELDSRCEDVIMLSDAVILSRILGNMIKNALEAIKDGEIVTLSCVKNGEKVRISVQNPGVIPREVQLQIFQRSFSTKGTGRGLGTYSIKLLSEEFLKGKAGFTSSGPEGTTFFVDYPVSLEQ